A genomic segment from Aspergillus puulaauensis MK2 DNA, chromosome 1, nearly complete sequence encodes:
- a CDS encoding uncharacterized protein (COG:S;~EggNog:ENOG410PN9Z;~InterPro:IPR021706,IPR021851;~PFAM:PF11937,PF11693;~SECRETED:SignalP(1-17)): protein MRSVLFLTSCLAAISAAAPMFGDLYHFSDEMAEFLGRVGKRISDAGSTFDHSLTCDTSSIQLPSFASGLPSPADQKPLYVALGRGTQNYTCASSTSDSEPEAIGAVARLYNATCFASTFPDMIELLPSMAYRLNLPSNPSDPLPPSNLNLIGHHFFEGSVPVFNLDTSTRQLGIAKVKKDSDLDAPSSAVKGKNGAVSWLLLTATKGTVGSYASVYRVDTAGGAAPKTCEGMPESFTVQYAANYYIYGQ, encoded by the exons ATGCGTTCAGTTCTGTTTCTCACCAGCTGCTTGGCAGCCATTTCCGCCGCCGCTCCCATGTTCGGGGATCTCTATCACTTCTCAGATGAGATGGCCGAGTTCTTAGGCCGAGTGGGCAAACGCATCAGTGACGCCGGAAGCACGTTCGACCACTCATTGACATGCGACACCTCTTCAATTCAGCTTCCTTCCTTCGCTTCTGGCCTCCCATCCCCCGCGGACCAGAAACCATTATACGTTGCTCTTGGCCGCGGTACCCAG AACTACACCTGTGCCTCATCAACCTCTGACTCAGAACCGGAAGCTATTGGCGCCGTCGCGCGTCTCTACAACGCCACCTGCTTCGCTTCCACCTTCCCCGACATGATCGAGCTTCTCCCTTCAATGGCATACAGGCTGAACCTACCCAGCAACCCGTCCGATCCTCTCCCACCCTCAAACTTAAACCTGATCGGCCACCACTTCTTCGAGGGCAGCGTCCCAGTATTCAACCTGGACACGTCCACCCGCCAACTCGGCATCgcgaaggtgaagaaggactCTGACCTCGACGCCCCGTCATCTGCAGTTAAGGGCAAGAACGGGGCCGTCAGCTGGCTCCTGCTCACTGCTACCAAAGGAACCGTGGGATCCTACGCGAGTGTCTATCGTGTCGACACAGCGGGTGGTGCCGCCCCCAAGACATGCGAGGGGATGCCCGAGTCTTTCACCGTGCAATATGCGGCGAATTACTACATCTATGGGCAATAg